In the Campylobacter showae genome, one interval contains:
- a CDS encoding phage tail assembly protein translates to MSKKNEIIEQDGIKYTVVTLSDSNEVKIRHPKGKDLRFAMSAGRSNEADLTFRLASNLTCMSEAELEELEAKDCSLILSAVAGFLA, encoded by the coding sequence ATGAGCAAGAAAAACGAAATCATCGAGCAAGACGGCATCAAATACACCGTCGTTACGTTATCAGACAGCAACGAAGTTAAAATCAGGCACCCAAAAGGCAAAGATCTTCGCTTTGCTATGAGCGCAGGCAGAAGCAATGAGGCCGATTTGACCTTTAGGCTAGCTAGCAACCTTACTTGCATGAGCGAAGCGGAGCTTGAGGAGCTAGAGGCTAAAGACTGCTCGCTTATCCTTAGCGCGGTAGCGGGTTTTTTAGCGTAG
- a CDS encoding phage major tail tube protein yields the protein MVKRQIPQVVQEANAFINGQGYLGVVKSLTIPKIEQETIEAKGALGGNFASGTIKPVEMEFKLSVLDRNTYLGYGLNTWNNRIPFLFKASIFQAGKGAPEPFSMAVTGDITEIDPGSFESGKEMEVSIKLAVHFMDISIGKNQLAMFDVENMICLIGGVDYLSQVRSNLGE from the coding sequence ATGGTAAAAAGACAGATACCTCAGGTGGTACAGGAGGCCAACGCTTTTATAAACGGTCAAGGATATTTAGGCGTAGTTAAATCGCTCACGATACCAAAGATAGAGCAAGAGACGATCGAAGCCAAAGGGGCACTCGGCGGTAATTTCGCAAGCGGAACGATAAAACCGGTGGAAATGGAATTTAAGCTAAGCGTGCTCGATAGGAACACATACTTGGGCTATGGACTCAACACTTGGAATAACAGAATTCCTTTTTTATTTAAGGCTAGCATATTCCAAGCTGGCAAAGGCGCTCCAGAGCCTTTTTCTATGGCCGTAACGGGAGATATTACCGAGATAGACCCGGGAAGCTTTGAAAGCGGTAAAGAGATGGAAGTAAGCATCAAGCTAGCCGTGCATTTCATGGATATATCTATCGGAAAAAATCAGCTAGCCATGTTTGACGTGGAGAACATGATATGCCTGATAGGCGGGGTAGATTATTTATCTCAAGTGCGTTCAAATTTGGGCGAATAA
- a CDS encoding phage tail sheath family protein, which yields MAAKFGVNVTISAEAARPISVESVTPIGIAGYEEVLDNGLHFFMTTTKALEALEAKYKAKKDASQAFKKGSIYRALKGIEDQAVNTQIILSVFTKDDDSDTNDEITECKKAISELTKAKSRFGYNPNLIIAPGFSNEDAVKGEIEKVATRLKATGIVDLKAQDAAAAIVKMGDFGTRRLVAAYPNVKVWDDETSAYVYEGQSARIAGMIAHTDGASEFGYSDSYSNRVMIGVSGTEIDVDFELGETCTADELRAAKISTVIRESGFRAWGGETSDQDTIWKDLARVRVFDRISQACQKGVLFAIDKKADQLYHAKRSVSELLRGLVGAKVLLGYELSWSEKNTLANITDGKFYLDVRMQNNPVVKQLTLDFIYVDKYGETLMNELNK from the coding sequence ATGGCAGCAAAGTTCGGAGTAAACGTAACCATTTCAGCCGAGGCCGCAAGACCCATCAGCGTAGAAAGCGTTACGCCCATAGGAATCGCCGGATACGAGGAGGTCCTAGATAACGGCCTACATTTTTTCATGACGACGACAAAGGCGCTTGAAGCGTTAGAGGCAAAATACAAAGCCAAAAAGGACGCGAGCCAAGCTTTTAAAAAGGGCTCGATTTATAGGGCTTTAAAAGGCATTGAAGATCAGGCCGTAAATACTCAAATAATTTTAAGCGTATTTACAAAAGACGACGATAGCGATACGAACGACGAGATTACCGAGTGTAAAAAGGCTATATCAGAGCTAACCAAAGCAAAATCCCGCTTCGGGTATAACCCTAATCTAATCATAGCGCCGGGATTTAGCAACGAAGACGCCGTAAAGGGCGAGATAGAAAAAGTGGCCACCAGACTAAAAGCGACCGGCATCGTAGATCTAAAAGCCCAGGATGCGGCCGCAGCGATAGTAAAGATGGGGGATTTCGGCACTAGAAGGCTCGTTGCAGCGTATCCTAACGTCAAGGTTTGGGACGATGAAACGAGCGCTTACGTCTATGAGGGGCAAAGCGCGAGAATAGCCGGAATGATAGCTCATACGGACGGCGCAAGCGAGTTTGGATATAGCGACAGCTACTCAAACAGAGTAATGATAGGAGTTTCGGGTACGGAAATAGACGTAGATTTCGAGCTTGGAGAAACTTGCACGGCCGATGAGCTAAGGGCGGCTAAAATTTCTACCGTCATTAGAGAAAGCGGCTTTAGGGCTTGGGGCGGAGAGACTAGCGATCAAGATACTATATGGAAAGACCTTGCAAGAGTCAGGGTGTTCGACCGTATTTCGCAGGCTTGCCAAAAAGGCGTGCTGTTTGCGATAGACAAAAAAGCCGACCAGCTCTATCACGCCAAAAGAAGCGTTAGCGAGCTACTGCGCGGTCTGGTCGGGGCAAAAGTACTGCTCGGATACGAACTTAGCTGGAGCGAGAAAAATACGCTGGCCAATATCACGGACGGCAAATTTTACCTAGACGTCAGAATGCAAAACAACCCCGTCGTAAAACAGCTTACGCTTGATTTTATCTATGTCGATAAATACGGCGAAACGCTTATGAACGAGCTAAACAAATAA
- a CDS encoding DUF5675 family protein, with amino-acid sequence MKLIVERIKEIYDGTIGRFRLVSQDRRVLLEGFTLEPAGPDTVERGRDKRIPAGVYQTTWHESDKFQRLLPLLFNEKVPKDRCILIHSGNVPKDTQGCILLGNKADEYGVSDSKRALEAFIELTFKKEFQAEIINKF; translated from the coding sequence ATGAAGCTGATAGTCGAGAGGATTAAAGAGATTTATGACGGCACGATAGGCAGATTTCGCCTAGTTTCGCAAGATAGGCGCGTGCTGCTAGAGGGCTTTACGCTCGAGCCCGCGGGTCCTGATACCGTAGAGCGAGGCCGCGATAAGCGGATACCGGCAGGAGTTTATCAAACAACCTGGCATGAAAGCGACAAATTTCAAAGGCTTTTGCCATTGCTTTTTAACGAAAAAGTGCCGAAAGATAGATGCATACTCATCCATAGCGGCAACGTCCCAAAAGATACGCAGGGGTGCATCTTGCTTGGAAACAAGGCGGACGAATACGGAGTTAGCGACAGCAAAAGAGCGCTGGAAGCTTTTATAGAGCTGACATTCAAAAAAGAATTTCAGGCAGAAATCATCAACAAATTTTAA
- a CDS encoding phage tail protein, with translation MNLLPNHKSKFDKKFDELFGVRLDNLDLGAINILADSCPASLLPILAQSYDVDIEGLGETGARGLIKEAFKIHYYSGTFYAVKKAVHAIDSGAIIVEGNLGQKYNGSIKHDRSRFYGSNSHWAEYSIIASVPLSKKKAKQISDAAKSAAPVRCTLVAIEYSANSVTYNGQIKYNDQFNYGVYSG, from the coding sequence ATGAACTTGCTGCCGAATCACAAAAGTAAATTCGACAAGAAATTTGACGAGCTGTTTGGAGTAAGGCTTGATAATCTGGATTTGGGAGCGATAAATATACTGGCCGACTCTTGCCCGGCTTCTCTTTTGCCTATACTGGCTCAAAGCTACGACGTGGATATAGAGGGGCTTGGCGAAACGGGCGCTAGGGGCCTAATAAAGGAAGCTTTTAAGATTCACTACTATAGCGGTACTTTTTACGCCGTAAAAAAGGCGGTTCATGCAATAGATAGCGGCGCGATAATAGTGGAAGGAAATTTGGGACAAAAATATAACGGAAGCATAAAACACGATAGAAGTAGATTTTACGGTTCAAACTCCCACTGGGCGGAGTATTCGATCATCGCTAGCGTACCGCTCTCAAAGAAAAAAGCAAAACAAATAAGCGATGCGGCAAAAAGCGCGGCGCCCGTAAGATGTACGCTAGTAGCCATAGAATATTCGGCTAATAGCGTAACGTATAACGGGCAAATAAAGTATAACGATCAATTCAATTATGGAGTATACAGTGGCTAA
- a CDS encoding baseplate J/gp47 family protein, with the protein MSFLKNLPFPNVIEELSYDEILKSVKGVFKTYLNDDEISLLESDNYSALLETLAYRELLLRARINSSVKAMLLPFSSGSDLDNIVAIYGIERLKGEKPTASIELSLSTPRDADTIIPAGTVLTSDNGDVAYVKETAIVKKGELKTTAVSVLDKFIKSSPLKCEYIQTPFPFVLKAKQLSEFGGGAEVESDERLKERAVLSLERFSTAGSKKAYIYHALSANAKVEEASVLNGGPGIVKVYLKTSDMSEETRQSVADYLSGEKVRPLTDTVIVENATIKNIEVRAELELTDMFLQDSIDKEIKGSKSSLSIGEDLNLSYVYSTLHKSGVYRARLITPSADTKVGDDSFIKVSFSLSYKKAEL; encoded by the coding sequence ATGAGCTTTTTAAAAAATTTACCTTTTCCAAACGTAATCGAAGAGCTTAGCTACGACGAAATTTTAAAAAGCGTCAAAGGCGTCTTTAAAACGTATTTAAACGATGACGAAATTTCATTGCTTGAAAGCGACAATTACTCGGCCCTGCTTGAGACGCTGGCTTACCGCGAGCTGCTTTTACGCGCTCGCATAAATAGCTCGGTAAAAGCCATGCTGCTGCCTTTTTCTAGCGGTAGCGATCTTGACAATATCGTGGCGATATACGGCATAGAGCGCCTAAAAGGAGAAAAACCGACGGCTAGTATCGAGCTTTCGCTTTCGACTCCTAGAGATGCGGATACGATAATTCCGGCCGGAACCGTTTTAACTAGCGACAACGGCGACGTCGCCTACGTCAAAGAAACGGCGATCGTCAAAAAAGGAGAACTAAAAACTACGGCCGTATCGGTGCTTGATAAATTTATAAAATCAAGCCCGCTAAAGTGCGAATATATCCAAACCCCTTTCCCTTTCGTGCTAAAAGCAAAACAACTAAGCGAGTTTGGGGGTGGCGCGGAGGTAGAAAGCGACGAAAGGCTAAAGGAAAGAGCCGTGCTTTCTCTTGAAAGATTTAGTACCGCGGGAAGCAAAAAGGCCTATATCTATCACGCTCTTTCGGCAAACGCAAAGGTAGAAGAAGCCAGCGTACTAAACGGGGGACCGGGCATAGTAAAGGTATACCTAAAAACTAGCGATATGAGCGAAGAGACCAGACAAAGCGTGGCGGATTACCTAAGCGGCGAGAAAGTAAGACCGCTAACCGATACGGTTATAGTAGAAAACGCTACGATAAAAAATATAGAGGTTAGGGCCGAGCTGGAACTAACCGATATGTTTTTGCAAGATAGCATCGACAAGGAGATTAAAGGTTCGAAAAGCTCTCTTTCTATCGGCGAAGATCTAAATTTAAGCTACGTATATTCTACGCTTCACAAAAGCGGAGTATATAGGGCGAGGCTAATAACTCCGAGCGCAGATACCAAAGTAGGAGACGATAGCTTTATAAAAGTAAGTTTTTCTCTAAGCTATAAAAAGGCCGAGCTATGA
- a CDS encoding GPW/gp25 family protein, producing the protein MAKYLADIKESIKDILLTPLGSRVMLPEYGSRLFELIDRKVDDEFRADLACYVIEAVERWEKRANIDEVKLISLKDHRLNFKVALTSGDEIGIEL; encoded by the coding sequence ATGGCAAAGTATCTAGCGGATATAAAAGAAAGCATAAAAGACATCTTGCTCACGCCTCTAGGCTCGCGGGTTATGTTGCCCGAATACGGCAGCCGCTTGTTCGAGCTAATAGACCGCAAGGTAGACGACGAGTTTAGAGCCGATCTTGCCTGCTACGTCATAGAAGCCGTAGAAAGATGGGAAAAAAGAGCGAATATAGACGAGGTAAAGTTAATAAGCCTAAAAGACCATAGGCTAAATTTTAAGGTCGCTCTCACAAGTGGCGACGAGATAGGGATAGAGCTATGA
- a CDS encoding phage baseplate assembly protein V, translating to MSREYFIEVATISEVRGDKARVAVGSMVTDFLPVLQAFSNSFAVSFSPIRAGEQVLVLPVRGNLNSGVILRGLYQSAHKEEPTDKKVRVSFEDGVSMSYDTASSTLEVKSPKSINITCENANLNARNVIVTANDTVVKSPSIKLLGDTFIEGAINTAGDGGASGSFEINGDVRITGSITTGGDASFGGSVRDGRGDLTNHTNNGAARD from the coding sequence ATGAGTAGAGAATATTTTATAGAAGTCGCAACGATCAGCGAGGTTCGCGGCGACAAGGCAAGAGTAGCCGTAGGCTCTATGGTTACCGATTTTTTGCCCGTGCTGCAAGCTTTTTCAAACTCCTTTGCCGTGAGCTTCTCTCCTATCAGAGCGGGCGAGCAGGTGCTGGTCTTGCCGGTAAGAGGAAACCTAAACAGCGGCGTCATACTTCGCGGACTCTACCAAAGCGCGCATAAAGAGGAGCCGACGGATAAAAAGGTGCGCGTAAGCTTTGAAGACGGCGTAAGCATGAGCTACGATACGGCTAGCTCTACGCTTGAAGTCAAAAGTCCGAAATCTATAAATATAACCTGCGAAAACGCAAATTTGAACGCTAGAAACGTAATAGTAACGGCAAACGACACCGTCGTAAAAAGCCCGAGCATAAAGCTACTAGGCGACACGTTCATAGAGGGCGCTATAAATACGGCCGGCGATGGCGGCGCAAGCGGAAGCTTTGAGATAAACGGGGACGTAAGAATAACCGGGTCTATAACGACGGGAGGCGACGCAAGTTTCGGCGGCAGCGTAAGAGACGGCAGAGGCGATCTAACAAATCATACAAACAACGGGGCGGCGAGGGACTAA
- a CDS encoding glycoside hydrolase family protein, translating to MTLIEKIKENEGLKDHRYEDSLGRPTVGYGFLLAALTADELALNGGKYEPMSKATADKILELKLEKLTAAVFATFDWLKEKPKNVQEVVIEMAYQLGVSKVKKFVTTMHHIRVGEYRAAYQSGMNSLWAKQTPNRAKKVLSGLLDN from the coding sequence ATGACCTTAATAGAAAAAATCAAAGAAAACGAGGGCCTTAAAGATCATAGGTACGAGGATAGCCTAGGAAGACCGACCGTGGGCTACGGCTTTTTGCTTGCCGCGCTTACGGCCGACGAGCTAGCGCTAAACGGCGGCAAATACGAACCTATGAGCAAAGCGACGGCCGATAAAATTTTAGAGCTCAAGCTTGAAAAACTAACCGCCGCGGTATTCGCGACGTTTGATTGGCTAAAGGAAAAACCGAAAAACGTCCAAGAAGTAGTGATAGAAATGGCCTATCAGCTAGGCGTTTCAAAGGTTAAAAAATTCGTAACCACGATGCACCATATAAGAGTGGGCGAATACAGAGCCGCCTATCAAAGCGGCATGAATTCTCTTTGGGCGAAACAAACGCCGAACCGGGCAAAGAAGGTGCTAAGTGGGCTACTTGATAACTAA
- a CDS encoding phage protease — MLITKDLIALKDEKEEVLSEICLAVTGVWQGHAGGTFSIDAADIEKMKLNFDKRSLDIVIDYEHQTLSGEIAPAAGWIKELFIKDGALYGRVSWTAKAKEFIKNGEYKYLSPVYDFMGVDEKTGAWQGCTLHSAALTNKPFLDELGEVRANKNFTKETNMDDAKNPKGEPQAQAATQNGANYEAQIVELKNQLDASKQEVAALKEQLAQSAVDTAIVANKLQESQKQWALSYAKADLNGFNEFLKGVMPPQQKTSIPSNDMFANKSQSDAEIDVVKFALGGE, encoded by the coding sequence ATGCTCATAACCAAAGACTTAATCGCGTTAAAGGACGAGAAAGAAGAAGTTTTAAGCGAAATTTGCCTGGCCGTAACCGGCGTTTGGCAAGGACACGCCGGAGGAACGTTTAGTATAGACGCCGCCGATATCGAAAAGATGAAACTAAATTTCGACAAGCGCAGCCTAGACATAGTGATCGACTACGAGCACCAAACTTTAAGCGGGGAGATAGCGCCCGCGGCGGGCTGGATAAAAGAGCTTTTTATAAAAGACGGCGCGCTTTACGGGCGCGTAAGTTGGACAGCCAAAGCAAAAGAATTTATCAAAAACGGCGAATATAAATATCTTAGCCCGGTTTACGACTTTATGGGCGTAGACGAAAAAACCGGAGCTTGGCAGGGCTGCACGTTGCACTCCGCGGCGCTAACCAATAAGCCGTTTTTAGATGAACTCGGAGAAGTAAGAGCGAATAAAAATTTCACAAAGGAGACGAACATGGATGATGCGAAAAATCCAAAAGGCGAGCCGCAGGCTCAGGCTGCTACGCAAAACGGCGCGAACTATGAGGCTCAGATAGTCGAGCTTAAAAATCAGCTTGACGCCTCTAAACAAGAGGTTGCTGCGCTAAAAGAGCAACTAGCTCAAAGCGCGGTAGACACGGCTATTGTCGCAAACAAGCTTCAAGAAAGCCAAAAGCAGTGGGCGCTTAGCTACGCAAAGGCCGATTTAAACGGCTTTAATGAGTTTTTAAAAGGCGTTATGCCGCCGCAACAAAAAACGAGCATACCGAGTAACGATATGTTTGCCAACAAAAGCCAATCGGATGCAGAAATAGACGTCGTTAAATTTGCATTAGGAGGAGAATAA
- a CDS encoding major capsid protein — MDELLKKFTVEAMTEIINQTKTDQSFITDTFFKKWTPTLSNTHNIIIEKGAGVILESVSENGEHLVTKNPDQTIISVPLPRFPQYDTLPASEMNLLRTLNTQSEQLKSLSAAIGKKLASQKSNIANTVEYMAIGAIFGKVMDGKGKVLFELSANRKEITITNATKLLDLLSDIEAAQKEVLGVAKPYIALVTRELFSELLKLAEAQELLKLKSCEVVDSNGVLTLKLFGKTFMPYDASYKNTKGRDTSYMSGKKGVVVPLMDDIFEVVYTRANHTSAIGKAPTKFFAAAPEVLDKGMGWGIVSESRPLPICNRLDAIIELKM, encoded by the coding sequence ATGGATGAACTTTTAAAAAAATTTACGGTCGAGGCGATGACTGAGATCATAAATCAGACTAAGACCGATCAAAGTTTCATAACGGATACGTTTTTCAAAAAATGGACTCCGACGCTTTCCAATACCCATAACATTATCATCGAAAAAGGCGCGGGCGTAATCCTTGAAAGCGTTAGCGAAAACGGAGAGCACTTGGTAACGAAAAATCCCGACCAAACTATCATCTCCGTACCGCTTCCTCGCTTCCCGCAGTATGATACGCTCCCGGCTAGCGAGATGAATTTGCTAAGAACGCTCAATACTCAAAGCGAGCAGCTTAAATCATTGTCTGCGGCTATCGGCAAAAAACTAGCTAGCCAAAAGAGCAATATCGCCAACACCGTAGAGTATATGGCCATAGGCGCTATTTTCGGCAAGGTAATGGACGGCAAAGGAAAAGTGTTGTTTGAGCTTAGCGCAAATAGAAAAGAGATAACTATCACGAATGCGACCAAGTTATTGGATTTGCTAAGCGATATCGAGGCCGCTCAAAAAGAGGTATTAGGCGTTGCAAAGCCGTATATCGCGCTAGTAACGAGAGAGCTTTTTAGCGAGCTGCTTAAACTGGCCGAAGCCCAGGAGCTTCTAAAGCTAAAATCCTGCGAAGTCGTCGACAGTAACGGAGTTTTAACTCTTAAACTTTTCGGCAAGACCTTTATGCCTTACGATGCCTCGTACAAAAACACGAAAGGCAGAGATACGAGCTACATGAGCGGCAAAAAAGGCGTAGTAGTGCCTTTGATGGACGACATCTTTGAGGTAGTTTATACGAGAGCAAACCATACGTCTGCCATCGGAAAGGCTCCGACGAAATTCTTCGCTGCGGCTCCGGAGGTGCTCGACAAAGGTATGGGCTGGGGCATTGTTAGCGAAAGCAGACCGCTTCCGATCTGCAATAGGCTTGACGCGATCATCGAGCTAAAAATGTAA
- a CDS encoding phage protein Gp36 family protein, with the protein MVLTNEDLLKEVSTRELQELSDFEGSGAVNQSVIDDSVNDALAYISSFIKLPQNPTPLLKDIGVNLTIIELKKRNNFPKEALNEQIEKMDALLLKMASKKLPSQIEDDSAPRLGIRAFRHSEKKMDLKDLNG; encoded by the coding sequence ATGGTTTTAACAAACGAGGATCTACTAAAAGAAGTTTCTACTAGAGAGCTGCAAGAGCTCAGCGACTTTGAGGGAAGCGGCGCCGTTAATCAAAGCGTCATAGACGATAGCGTAAACGATGCCTTGGCTTATATCTCCTCTTTCATCAAACTTCCGCAAAACCCTACGCCGCTATTAAAAGACATCGGCGTAAATTTGACTATTATCGAGCTCAAAAAGCGCAACAACTTCCCCAAAGAGGCGCTGAATGAGCAGATAGAAAAGATGGACGCTCTGCTTTTGAAGATGGCTAGCAAGAAGCTTCCGAGCCAAATAGAAGACGATAGTGCGCCCAGGCTCGGCATAAGAGCGTTTAGGCACAGCGAGAAAAAAATGGACTTAAAGGATTTAAATGGCTGA
- a CDS encoding DUF1804 family protein codes for MAEKPNIKELAKELYLKGFSLERIAEILNKTVKTIKNYKSQNGDWDELKAASYLNKSGEDKQNIYQNFIEEMRLAVKDIRESELPAGKKAEALSKIGDSFVKMTKVASYENPAAYRLSIAKKVIMLVVDKFKDDENKECIKKLVELIESEKFVKAIEELDV; via the coding sequence ATGGCTGAGAAACCAAATATAAAAGAGCTTGCTAAGGAGCTTTATCTAAAAGGCTTCAGCCTTGAGCGCATAGCCGAAATTTTAAACAAAACCGTAAAAACCATAAAAAACTACAAATCTCAAAACGGCGACTGGGACGAGCTTAAAGCCGCAAGCTATCTAAATAAAAGCGGCGAAGATAAACAGAACATCTATCAAAATTTTATCGAAGAGATGCGCCTAGCCGTAAAAGATATAAGAGAGAGCGAACTGCCCGCGGGCAAAAAGGCCGAGGCGCTTTCAAAGATAGGCGATAGCTTCGTGAAGATGACCAAGGTAGCAAGCTACGAAAATCCGGCGGCATATCGCTTAAGCATCGCCAAAAAGGTCATTATGCTTGTGGTGGATAAGTTCAAGGACGACGAGAACAAAGAGTGCATCAAGAAGTTAGTCGAGCTCATCGAGAGCGAGAAGTTCGTCAAAGCTATCGAAGAGCTCGACGTTTAG
- the terL gene encoding phage terminase large subunit — MLFSRDELDSFLEDSRETHKQAGAVEPELSKLTRKDFYGWLEELSGELKEQIHLNSPLSPKDRSARVKRAERDFMFFARTYFPHYFSISSSCALHEDLAQIFEAMTQNASGDKYARAAPRGHAKTTYCSQLLPLWCICFSKKRFIVEISDAVELVEGCLEAIKAELEDNANLKMDFPHVCGTSKNWKIGEFVSKNGVKLKAFGSGKRLRGVKFGVYRPDLVVLDDLENDTNVRSKEQRDKLEEWLDEAVLNLGSVDGSLDVLYIGTVLHADSVLARKLKLKFWNAKKYQSIINFPKRMDLWERWAELYKNISKEASETFYLKNKVLMDEGSRVLWDDALPILKLMQKRAENLKSFNKEQQNDPRSETQIFTKESMHFYRELPRCDYFVMYIDPAGEKKKSDYTAITVLGVSKAEAKIYVAESIVEVMKTKKTIKEIIRLNQLYKCRVCAIESNGGQEFFRGWIREKAFEIGAKLPLKGVNNTASKGQRIEELEVPIEDGEILFHQSQSLLIEQLTEYPEAKHDDAPDSLAGAYDLTKLKKKVKRRTR; from the coding sequence ATGCTTTTTTCAAGAGATGAGTTAGATAGCTTCCTAGAAGACAGTAGAGAAACACACAAGCAAGCCGGTGCCGTAGAACCCGAGCTTAGCAAGCTCACGCGCAAAGACTTTTACGGCTGGCTAGAGGAGCTTAGCGGCGAGCTAAAAGAGCAGATACATCTAAATAGCCCCCTATCCCCCAAAGATAGATCCGCAAGAGTAAAACGCGCCGAGCGCGATTTTATGTTTTTTGCAAGGACTTATTTCCCGCACTATTTTAGCATTAGCAGCTCTTGCGCGCTTCACGAAGATCTAGCGCAGATTTTTGAAGCCATGACGCAAAACGCAAGCGGAGACAAATACGCCCGCGCCGCGCCGCGCGGTCATGCAAAGACTACGTACTGCTCGCAGCTTCTTCCGCTTTGGTGTATTTGTTTTAGCAAGAAGCGCTTCATTGTCGAAATTTCAGACGCCGTGGAACTGGTCGAGGGGTGTTTGGAGGCGATAAAAGCCGAGCTTGAGGATAACGCAAATTTAAAAATGGACTTCCCGCACGTTTGCGGCACAAGCAAAAATTGGAAGATAGGCGAGTTCGTCTCTAAAAACGGAGTCAAGCTTAAGGCGTTTGGCTCGGGTAAAAGACTGCGCGGCGTAAAATTCGGCGTATACCGCCCCGATCTAGTAGTCCTAGACGACCTAGAAAACGACACCAACGTACGCAGCAAAGAGCAGCGCGACAAGCTCGAGGAGTGGCTAGACGAAGCGGTTTTAAATTTGGGTAGCGTAGACGGTAGCCTAGACGTTCTTTATATAGGCACCGTACTTCATGCAGATAGCGTTTTAGCTAGGAAGCTCAAGCTTAAATTTTGGAATGCCAAAAAATATCAAAGCATCATAAATTTCCCAAAGCGAATGGATCTGTGGGAGAGATGGGCAGAGCTTTATAAAAATATATCCAAAGAGGCTAGCGAAACGTTTTATCTAAAAAACAAAGTCCTTATGGATGAGGGCTCTCGAGTGCTTTGGGATGATGCGCTACCGATCCTAAAGCTCATGCAAAAGCGCGCCGAAAACTTGAAATCTTTTAACAAAGAGCAGCAAAATGATCCGCGTAGCGAGACTCAAATTTTCACCAAAGAGAGTATGCATTTTTACCGCGAGCTTCCGAGGTGCGATTACTTCGTGATGTATATCGACCCTGCAGGCGAAAAGAAAAAGAGCGATTATACGGCTATAACGGTGTTAGGAGTGAGCAAGGCAGAAGCCAAGATCTACGTAGCAGAAAGCATAGTAGAGGTCATGAAGACCAAAAAGACCATCAAAGAGATCATTAGGCTTAATCAGCTCTATAAATGCCGCGTTTGCGCGATAGAGAGCAACGGCGGGCAGGAGTTTTTTAGGGGCTGGATAAGAGAAAAGGCCTTTGAGATAGGCGCTAAGCTACCTTTAAAAGGCGTGAATAATACCGCAAGCAAAGGGCAAAGAATAGAGGAGCTTGAAGTGCCTATAGAGGACGGCGAAATACTCTTTCATCAAAGCCAAAGCCTGCTTATCGAGCAGCTTACGGAGTATCCCGAAGCCAAGCACGACGACGCGCCCGACAGCTTGGCGGGCGCATACGACTTAACAAAGCTAAAAAAGAAAGTAAAAAGGCGCACTAGATGA